In one window of Lewinella sp. 4G2 DNA:
- the tnpA gene encoding IS200/IS605 family transposase, producing MAQSFARVVLHTTFSTKYREKSISPLVEERLLKYMRKTLMNLGSDVIEINSALDHVHIVHTLPRTISISDLLRQLKGHSSAFLSKEFPDTHEEFAWQTGFATFSADYRFLDDLIAYVRNQKSHHRVRTFIEEYGKLLTNWGFTFNPKYVFPSRRTDHRA from the coding sequence ATGGCCCAGTCATTTGCACGCGTAGTGCTACACACGACCTTTTCAACTAAGTACCGAGAGAAATCAATTTCACCACTCGTGGAAGAGAGACTTTTAAAATACATGCGTAAAACGTTGATGAATCTGGGATCCGACGTCATCGAAATCAATTCGGCGTTAGACCACGTGCATATTGTTCATACGTTGCCTCGGACAATTTCAATCTCGGATCTTCTTAGACAATTGAAAGGGCATTCGAGCGCCTTTCTCTCTAAAGAATTTCCGGATACACACGAAGAGTTTGCTTGGCAAACGGGCTTTGCTACCTTTTCGGCGGATTACCGTTTCTTGGACGATTTGATTGCCTACGTACGCAATCAAAAAAGCCATCATCGGGTACGAACTTTCATCGAAGAGTACGGTAAACTGCTAACTAATTGGGGGTTCACTTTTAATCCTAAGTATGTTTTTCCATCCCGTCGAACTGACCACCGCGCCTGA
- a CDS encoding exonuclease domain-containing protein, producing MKKKEYAIIDVETTGGRASRDRVTEVGIVIFDGEKVIDTYQTLVNPERRIPAGITELTGITMEMVASAPKFCEVAKKIVEITEGRIFVAHNSRFDYDFIREEFRRLGFTYMRKQLCTVRLTRKTYPGLRSYSLGNLTKHFGIRLDNHHRAFADAMATTELLKMNLIGPNSDAEIKSIVNHGISATKLPDNIKLEQITELPDQCGVYYFHDTTGRVIYVGKSKNIRSRAAQHFNDRTAKGKMIAKQVADITYELTGSELVALLHESEEIKRLQPTINRAARRTKFPYAIISKVSKDGYRCFDIVKNTAQVRKEEDVISEFPTLSRAKGRLNFVRKHLDLCGIHTKLSTGTSACFYFHLKQCKGACVGQEDSAAYNERAEAARLHLRNVFDYDFLLFDRGRTHDEEAAILVKDGKYQGFTYVSKDEAHNIDSIVDSVKCFPTHPDTARIIQYHVSRNGGRMVDLASGRRKGLV from the coding sequence ATGAAAAAGAAGGAATACGCCATTATCGACGTGGAAACGACGGGCGGCCGTGCCAGCCGCGACCGCGTGACCGAGGTAGGCATCGTCATATTTGACGGTGAAAAGGTAATTGATACCTACCAAACGCTGGTGAACCCGGAGCGGCGTATTCCGGCGGGCATTACTGAGCTAACGGGCATCACCATGGAAATGGTAGCCAGTGCCCCAAAATTTTGTGAGGTCGCTAAAAAGATCGTCGAAATTACCGAGGGCCGAATCTTCGTGGCCCATAATAGCCGGTTTGATTACGACTTCATCCGGGAGGAGTTCCGGCGGCTGGGCTTCACCTACATGCGCAAGCAACTCTGCACCGTGCGGCTGACGCGGAAGACCTACCCAGGCCTCCGCAGCTACAGCCTGGGTAATCTGACCAAACACTTCGGCATCCGCCTCGACAATCACCACCGGGCCTTCGCCGACGCGATGGCCACGACGGAGTTGCTGAAAATGAACTTGATCGGGCCAAACTCCGATGCGGAGATCAAGTCGATCGTCAACCACGGCATCAGCGCGACGAAGCTGCCCGACAACATCAAACTGGAGCAGATCACCGAGCTGCCGGACCAGTGTGGCGTCTACTACTTCCACGACACGACGGGGCGGGTGATCTACGTGGGTAAAAGTAAAAATATCCGTAGCCGGGCCGCCCAGCACTTCAACGACCGGACGGCGAAAGGCAAGATGATCGCCAAGCAGGTGGCGGACATCACCTACGAACTGACGGGCTCCGAACTCGTGGCCCTCCTCCACGAAAGCGAGGAGATCAAACGGCTCCAGCCTACCATCAATAGGGCTGCCCGGCGGACGAAATTCCCTTACGCCATCATCTCCAAAGTGAGTAAGGATGGATACCGCTGTTTCGACATCGTGAAGAATACCGCTCAGGTCCGTAAAGAGGAAGACGTCATCAGTGAGTTCCCCACCCTCTCCCGCGCGAAAGGCCGGCTGAACTTTGTCCGCAAACATTTGGACCTCTGCGGCATCCACACCAAACTGAGTACGGGGACATCCGCCTGTTTTTACTTCCACCTCAAGCAGTGTAAAGGTGCCTGCGTCGGCCAGGAAGATTCAGCGGCCTACAACGAACGGGCCGAAGCCGCCCGCCTTCACCTCCGCAACGTATTTGACTACGACTTCCTATTGTTCGACCGCGGCCGTACCCACGACGAAGAGGCCGCCATCCTGGTGAAGGATGGTAAATACCAGGGCTTCACCTACGTGAGCAAGGACGAGGCCCACAACATCGACTCCATCGTGGATAGTGTGAAGTGCTTCCCCACCCACCCGGATACGGCGCGGATCATTCAATACCACGTTTCGCGTAATGGTGGCCGGATGGTGGATTTGGCTTCGGGGCGGCGGAAGGGGTTGGTTTAG
- a CDS encoding exo-beta-N-acetylmuramidase NamZ domain-containing protein, with translation MPASKDTGALPQVQGNGPSTQIGNNELPDPTPVAHPSALDFDRYLPLLTGKRVGLVVNQTSTVGNDHLVDALLAREVDVNIIFAPEHGFRGEADAGATIKDGLDVATNLPIRSLYGKNKKPSAADLANVDVIVFDIQDVGARFYTYISTLLYVMESAARYGKEVIVLDRPNPNGLLVDGPILDPEFSSFVGVAPIPVAHGLTVGEFALMANGEGWMGEGLRASLTVIPMLNYDHAQTYELPIAPSPNLPNQRSIYLYPHLCFFEGTALSVGRGTLKQFQVYGHPNLTYGDIRFTPTPGPGSSNPKLKGQLSRGEDLSTIPTEQLAGLTQLNLNYLIRAHADLESQGITFFTRPDFFDLLAGTDQLRLAISNGQTEQQIRSAWSDDLRAFRELRSRYLLYP, from the coding sequence GTGCCGGCGTCAAAAGATACCGGGGCGCTGCCGCAGGTGCAAGGTAATGGACCGAGTACGCAAATTGGTAACAATGAGCTTCCGGACCCAACTCCCGTCGCCCACCCGTCAGCATTAGACTTTGATCGCTATCTGCCCCTCCTGACGGGTAAGCGCGTCGGCCTCGTCGTCAACCAAACCTCGACGGTGGGCAACGACCACCTCGTCGACGCCCTCCTGGCCCGGGAAGTGGACGTCAACATCATCTTCGCCCCCGAACACGGATTCCGGGGCGAAGCGGATGCCGGGGCCACCATCAAGGACGGGCTGGACGTGGCCACCAACCTACCCATCCGCTCTCTCTACGGCAAAAACAAGAAACCCTCCGCCGCGGACCTGGCAAACGTGGACGTGATCGTCTTTGATATTCAGGACGTCGGCGCCCGCTTCTATACCTATATATCTACGTTACTCTACGTGATGGAATCGGCCGCCCGCTACGGGAAGGAGGTGATCGTACTCGACCGGCCCAATCCCAATGGTCTACTGGTGGACGGGCCCATCCTCGATCCCGAATTTTCTTCCTTCGTTGGCGTGGCACCCATCCCCGTAGCCCACGGGCTGACGGTGGGGGAGTTCGCGCTGATGGCTAACGGCGAAGGCTGGATGGGGGAGGGCCTGCGGGCATCTCTGACGGTTATTCCCATGCTGAATTACGACCACGCCCAGACCTACGAACTCCCCATTGCGCCCAGCCCCAATCTGCCGAATCAGCGTAGCATTTACCTCTATCCCCACCTCTGCTTTTTTGAGGGGACGGCCCTCAGCGTTGGCCGGGGAACGTTGAAGCAATTCCAGGTCTACGGCCACCCCAACCTGACTTACGGAGACATCCGCTTCACGCCGACGCCAGGACCGGGCAGCAGCAATCCTAAATTGAAGGGTCAACTCAGCCGGGGGGAGGACCTGAGCACAATCCCTACCGAGCAACTGGCGGGGCTGACCCAGCTTAACCTTAATTACCTCATCCGCGCCCACGCCGACCTGGAATCCCAGGGTATCACCTTTTTCACCCGTCCGGATTTCTTTGATTTACTGGCCGGTACGGATCAATTGAGGTTGGCGATCAGCAACGGACAGACGGAACAACAAATCCGCTCGGCTTGGTCCGATGATTTGAGGGCGTTCCGGGAGCTGCGGAGCCGGTACCTTTTGTACCCTTAA
- a CDS encoding ABC transporter permease, which yields MNLPLYLARGVAKGGTKSVSRTIIGIAVAAVAISMATMVIASALIAGFKYEISDKIFGFWGHVHITDDMASYGIFDSYNYPISADQDFYPSLDTIGQVTLAGFGTGLGLNDSEPQVSQGGVKHIQQFIVLPGIVSVYPEGERYATQEALVLKGIAGDYDWPTFGQYLVEGEPLIAEPDSINRGIVISSITAERLRVGLGDRMDFAFIGSGGEERPRAFKVTGIYKTGLEEFDRQFALVDIRHPRALLGWKEGEIGGFEVILDNIEDMDIFNDYIHYNILPQELYADNIRNKLSELFNWLEVQDYTMAMILILMVFVAIINMVTALLILILERTNMIGTLKALGQTNWSIRQIFLYYAGFIIGAGLLFGNGFGLLLCWLQDTFGIVHLDEESYYLSIAPIKIDWLMIIGLNVGTFVITLLFLVIPSYLVTKVDPVKAIRFK from the coding sequence ATGAATTTACCCCTCTACCTCGCCCGCGGAGTCGCGAAAGGTGGCACCAAATCCGTCAGCCGAACCATCATCGGGATTGCGGTGGCGGCCGTTGCCATTTCGATGGCCACCATGGTGATCGCCAGCGCACTCATCGCGGGGTTCAAGTACGAGATCTCCGACAAGATCTTCGGCTTCTGGGGCCACGTCCACATTACGGACGACATGGCCAGCTACGGTATTTTCGACAGCTATAACTACCCCATTTCGGCGGACCAGGATTTCTACCCTTCGCTGGATACGATCGGACAGGTCACCCTCGCTGGATTTGGCACCGGCCTGGGCCTGAACGACAGTGAGCCCCAGGTTTCACAGGGGGGCGTAAAGCACATTCAGCAATTCATCGTCCTGCCCGGCATCGTGTCCGTCTACCCCGAAGGGGAGCGGTACGCCACGCAGGAGGCCCTTGTGCTGAAGGGTATCGCCGGCGATTACGATTGGCCCACCTTCGGCCAGTACCTCGTGGAGGGGGAACCCCTCATCGCGGAGCCGGACTCCATCAACCGGGGCATCGTCATCAGCAGCATCACGGCCGAGCGCCTGCGGGTAGGCCTGGGTGACCGGATGGATTTCGCCTTCATCGGCAGCGGAGGGGAAGAGCGCCCCCGCGCCTTCAAGGTTACGGGCATCTACAAAACGGGCCTCGAGGAATTTGACCGCCAGTTTGCCCTCGTGGATATCCGCCACCCCCGCGCCCTCCTCGGTTGGAAGGAGGGAGAGATCGGTGGCTTCGAAGTCATCCTCGACAACATCGAGGACATGGATATTTTTAACGATTACATCCACTACAACATCCTCCCGCAGGAGCTATACGCGGACAATATTCGCAACAAACTAAGTGAGCTTTTCAATTGGCTGGAGGTACAGGATTACACCATGGCGATGATCCTCATCCTGATGGTTTTCGTAGCGATCATCAACATGGTCACGGCCCTGCTCATTCTGATTCTCGAGCGCACCAACATGATTGGCACCCTCAAGGCGCTCGGCCAGACCAACTGGAGTATCCGCCAGATCTTCCTCTATTACGCCGGCTTCATCATCGGCGCTGGGCTGCTGTTCGGCAACGGCTTCGGCCTGCTACTGTGCTGGTTGCAGGACACGTTCGGCATCGTCCACCTCGACGAAGAGAGCTACTACCTCTCCATCGCCCCCATCAAAATCGATTGGCTGATGATCATCGGCCTAAATGTGGGCACTTTCGTCATCACCCTGCTCTTCCTCGTCATTCCCTCCTACTTAGTAACAAAGGTCGACCCGGTAAAAGCCATCCGCTTCAAGTGA
- the tyrS gene encoding tyrosine--tRNA ligase has protein sequence MDFIEELEWRGMLHQLTPGIREHLAEAPRKAYIGFDPTAPSLTIGNYVQIMILTLWARSGHHPVILFGGATGRIGDPSGKDKERQLKSYEELDANLESQKAQMLELIAAGLRGAAAGAKEVGEEHAFSVVNNYEFYENMNVLDFLRNVGKTLTISYMMTKDSVQNRLESGMSFTEFSYQLLQGYDFQKLYQDHGVTVQMGGSDQWGNITAGTEFVRRNAEGKAYAVTTPLLTKADGSKFGKSEKGNLWLDAELTGPYDFYQFWVRSNDADIPTYLKTFSLRSKEEILADVATVEAHGPDNNLFREVNAIKHALATELTERVHGAEGVATAKRVTDIFYGRGTTPEDLAGLNAKTIEGLRGEIADFVVPASALAASPSLIDVLADLTSILSSKSEARRAIQANAIAINKVKVSDVDAELNSGDLLHDRFILIENGKKKRYLLVVE, from the coding sequence ATGGATTTTATCGAAGAACTCGAATGGCGCGGCATGCTGCACCAACTTACCCCCGGCATCCGTGAGCACCTCGCCGAAGCCCCACGCAAAGCCTACATCGGTTTCGACCCAACGGCCCCTTCGCTCACGATCGGTAACTACGTGCAGATCATGATCCTGACGCTCTGGGCCCGCTCCGGCCACCACCCGGTCATCCTCTTCGGCGGGGCAACCGGCCGCATCGGCGACCCTTCCGGTAAGGACAAGGAGCGCCAACTCAAATCCTACGAAGAGCTCGACGCGAACCTGGAAAGCCAGAAAGCACAGATGCTGGAACTCATCGCCGCCGGTCTCCGGGGCGCTGCCGCAGGTGCCAAGGAAGTTGGGGAGGAACACGCCTTTAGCGTGGTGAACAACTACGAGTTCTACGAAAACATGAACGTGCTGGACTTCCTCCGCAACGTAGGAAAGACGCTTACGATCAGCTACATGATGACGAAGGACTCCGTCCAGAACCGCCTGGAATCTGGGATGTCCTTCACCGAATTCTCCTATCAATTGCTGCAGGGCTACGACTTCCAGAAGTTGTACCAGGACCACGGCGTGACCGTCCAGATGGGCGGCTCCGACCAGTGGGGGAACATTACGGCGGGTACCGAATTCGTCCGCCGCAACGCGGAAGGCAAAGCCTACGCCGTCACCACTCCCTTACTAACGAAGGCCGACGGCTCGAAATTCGGTAAGTCAGAAAAAGGCAACCTCTGGTTGGATGCCGAACTCACCGGCCCCTACGATTTCTACCAATTCTGGGTCCGCTCCAACGATGCGGATATCCCTACCTACCTAAAGACCTTCTCCCTGCGTAGCAAAGAAGAGATCCTGGCCGACGTCGCCACCGTCGAAGCCCACGGGCCGGACAACAACCTCTTCCGCGAGGTAAACGCCATCAAGCACGCGCTGGCCACGGAGCTAACGGAACGCGTCCACGGAGCCGAAGGCGTCGCCACCGCCAAGCGGGTAACGGATATCTTCTACGGCCGCGGCACCACCCCGGAAGACCTGGCCGGCCTCAACGCGAAAACCATCGAAGGGCTGCGCGGTGAGATCGCGGATTTTGTCGTCCCCGCCTCCGCCCTGGCGGCTTCCCCCAGCTTAATCGACGTACTGGCTGACTTGACCTCCATTCTTTCCAGCAAATCGGAGGCACGGCGGGCCATCCAGGCGAATGCCATCGCCATCAACAAGGTAAAAGTCAGCGACGTAGATGCCGAGCTCAATTCGGGAGATTTATTGCACGACCGCTTCATCCTGATTGAGAACGGGAAGAAGAAGCGGTACTTGCTCGTGGTCGAGTAG
- a CDS encoding MFS transporter — MPSFQPTKANYGLLSLPATAMGFALCVQIAALSWILNTQYGLNLEEIGLVWLAGPVAGILGQVLIGALSDNVWFWGGRRRPFIVIGGTLAALMILALPNLGLIQSALGVESLIGIALTVALTLDLAINVSFNPARSIIADVTPKGKMRTDGFTFMQTVSGFFGVLAYLIGAFISNYFLIYAGAIIVFLFSVFPAFLIKEPRNLEDVETDGVVEVHDGLVEDILDADGPRQTATTAVGNTTDWTEFLKICVAHAFTWVGVQTMFIYTFGYIKSNIMGFEVEQVLTDPQNNDIGFAIGIAFAILNTVGFLLPAFVLAPIATKIGRVKTHAAAIAISAVGYGLIVVFGTSMTAFFLLMAIVGVGWAAVVSLPFAIMSEVVDSRKMGLMMGLFNLSVVLPQIVASLLGGTINAADDKAAIFYIAGGMLAASAVLWLLVKEPVSEGEVVAGGGGGH; from the coding sequence ACAGATTGCCGCACTGAGTTGGATCCTGAATACCCAGTACGGCCTCAACCTGGAGGAGATTGGCCTGGTATGGTTGGCCGGTCCGGTGGCAGGCATCCTGGGTCAGGTGCTGATTGGAGCGCTGAGTGACAACGTTTGGTTCTGGGGAGGCCGGCGGCGGCCCTTCATCGTGATTGGTGGCACCCTCGCCGCCCTGATGATCCTCGCCCTGCCTAACCTCGGACTGATCCAGTCGGCCCTCGGCGTGGAGAGTCTGATCGGTATTGCGCTCACCGTGGCGCTTACCTTGGACTTAGCCATCAACGTGAGTTTTAATCCGGCCCGTTCCATTATTGCGGACGTCACCCCGAAGGGGAAGATGCGCACGGACGGGTTCACCTTCATGCAGACGGTCTCCGGCTTCTTTGGCGTGCTCGCCTACCTGATCGGGGCATTCATCAGTAATTACTTTCTGATCTACGCGGGGGCGATCATTGTATTTCTTTTCAGCGTTTTCCCCGCCTTCCTCATCAAGGAACCGCGGAATCTAGAGGACGTCGAAACTGACGGCGTAGTGGAGGTCCACGACGGTTTGGTCGAAGACATCCTGGATGCCGATGGCCCGCGCCAAACGGCAACCACAGCCGTTGGGAACACGACTGATTGGACGGAGTTCCTCAAGATCTGCGTCGCCCACGCTTTCACCTGGGTGGGTGTACAGACGATGTTCATCTACACCTTTGGCTACATCAAGAGCAACATCATGGGATTTGAGGTGGAGCAGGTACTAACGGATCCACAGAACAATGACATCGGCTTCGCCATCGGGATTGCCTTTGCCATTTTGAATACCGTCGGATTCCTTTTGCCCGCCTTCGTGCTTGCTCCGATTGCCACGAAGATCGGCCGCGTCAAAACACACGCAGCGGCCATCGCCATCAGTGCGGTGGGCTACGGTTTGATCGTCGTGTTCGGCACTTCAATGACGGCCTTCTTTCTACTGATGGCCATCGTTGGCGTCGGGTGGGCGGCCGTGGTGAGTTTGCCCTTTGCGATCATGTCCGAAGTGGTCGATTCCCGCAAGATGGGTTTGATGATGGGGCTGTTTAACCTGTCCGTAGTGCTGCCGCAAATCGTGGCCTCCTTACTTGGGGGAACGATCAATGCGGCGGATGATAAAGCGGCGATCTTCTACATTGCCGGGGGGATGTTGGCGGCTTCGGCGGTACTGTGGTTGCTGGTGAAGGAGCCGGTTTCGGAGGGTGAGGTGGTGGCTGGTGGTGGTGGCGGGCACTAG